In Nocardioides nitrophenolicus, the genomic window CCGCCCGCAGCGCTGCCACGCCCTTCCCGCCCTGCAGGGCCAGGTAGCCCGCCGCGGCGTACCACCGCCACCGGCTCACAGCTGCTCCCGCTGCCAGGCCACGAACTCCTCGACGCCCTGCGCCACCGACACCGCGGGTGGACCGAGGTCGCGGAGCATCTTGTCGGGGACGAAGGTCTTCGACCAGCTCAGCACCCCCACGCCGTACGGCGTGATCGGCGGCTCGCCCGGGAGGTGCAGCAGCCGCCAGGCCCGCTCCAGCACGGTCGCGACCCGCATCGCTGCCGTGAGGCCGACCTCGCGGGACGGCGGGTCGAAGCCGAGCCGCCCGATCACCTCGAGCAGCAGCGCCTGGATCTCCACCGGCTCGGCGTTGGTCAGGTGGTAGACGCCGCCCAGGTCGGGGCGCGCCGCCAGCTGGAGGAGATAGTCGGCGAGGTTGTCGACGTAGACCAGGTCGCCCACGGCGGGAGTGGCGCGCCCGGTGAGCCGCGGCACCCGGCCCGCCTTCGCGGCGGCGATGATCCGCGGGAAGAGCACCGTGTCGCCGGGGCCGAAGACCGCGCGGGGCCGGGCGATCACCCACGAACCCGCGTAGCCGCGGACGATCCGCTCGGAGTCGGCCTTGGTGCGGGCGTAGTCGTTGGCGAAGGTGTCGGGCAGCGGCGTCTCCTCGGTGAGGTCGAGCTGGTCGCCGTCGCGGTAGAGCACCGAGGAGGACGACACGTGCACCAGCCGCGGATTCCCCAGCGCCGCGCACCAGTCGAGCACGGTCCGGGTCGCGATCACGTTGTCGCGGTCGTAGTCGGCTCGCCTCGCGTACGGCGTCGCGCGGGCCGCGCAGTGGACCACCGCGTCGGGTCGCCAGGGGAGCGCGGGCAGCTCCTCGGACGGGGTCCGCCCGAGGTCGACGCTCAGGTA contains:
- a CDS encoding NAD-dependent epimerase/dehydratase family protein; this translates as MRLLVTGASGFVGGRLWERATAAGHEVVGVGRRRLDRPDYLSVDLGRTPSEELPALPWRPDAVVHCAARATPYARRADYDRDNVIATRTVLDWCAALGNPRLVHVSSSSVLYRDGDQLDLTEETPLPDTFANDYARTKADSERIVRGYAGSWVIARPRAVFGPGDTVLFPRIIAAAKAGRVPRLTGRATPAVGDLVYVDNLADYLLQLAARPDLGGVYHLTNAEPVEIQALLLEVIGRLGFDPPSREVGLTAAMRVATVLERAWRLLHLPGEPPITPYGVGVLSWSKTFVPDKMLRDLGPPAVSVAQGVEEFVAWQREQL